The following proteins come from a genomic window of Corallococcus sp. NCRR:
- a CDS encoding sensor histidine kinase: MTWLVVTAVALLLAVAAAAAVNAWRSLGAPFPGLFVDPYADFSNVSMPSWAQEELPLKYPDRLVAIAGQSLPRDLPFPSQAAAARMAALARDGATEARLTFATSEGPREVQRPLLKLGTNEVGFFFGFYAVVALFLLWTGGVVLMMAGHRPGARAYAAWTVGAYLLFLTFYDYHTTAELPAAFSLGGVGFDLGFLWLAYAFPEPPKRGRVVLRTVLLVVTFWGVGAAVWMVVAPWLGHDASTTRQVVGQGVPASMAVLLLSIVLRLGRGSGRERAELLSAAWGLAAAPATLAVGFFVALASGSGVVHLFVPFVIPLLPLSIGFALVRHNILETDVVLSRRLLAGPIALASLGGALLAWLALRLLVREGVETWLPTLLSVPVLVGGLMACNRLTLWLFFPAASQFRPSIEQLSDQLSSLHELPAIRQAVEAVVSRWLPTSGPVRVLEARELTSVPHLPEDALERLNTGQHVWTLETPWQRLLVVPMRSLGRLRGVLLLPPKHQAALYTSEDLTLLATIASLGAVSLHHAEALKELEALRRSDVEATRDEKRFTLGLLGAELSHEIAYPLNFFRYLLKRSGKGHTLEPQDVEIGSEEVARLERMLVTLRKLKSPAPQLASVALVGPLKRALELIREPVEEKRLSVSVEVPDDLVVLADPDMVLQVFANLLRNGAQAADPGGRLGVSASLADGGIQLNCWDSGPGVPEPLRDSIWNPWVTTKEGGSGLGLAITQRLVSSLGWRISLERTEERTCFCIHVPERARLTSPALNSTAASA, encoded by the coding sequence GTGACGTGGCTCGTCGTGACCGCGGTGGCCCTGCTGCTGGCAGTGGCCGCCGCGGCCGCGGTGAATGCATGGCGCAGTTTGGGAGCGCCCTTCCCCGGGCTCTTCGTGGATCCGTACGCGGACTTTTCCAACGTCTCCATGCCGTCCTGGGCACAGGAGGAACTGCCGCTCAAGTATCCCGACCGGCTCGTCGCCATCGCAGGCCAGTCATTGCCGCGCGATCTGCCCTTCCCGTCCCAGGCCGCCGCCGCGCGCATGGCCGCTCTCGCGCGAGACGGGGCCACGGAAGCACGGCTCACCTTCGCCACATCAGAAGGACCGCGCGAAGTACAACGCCCCCTGCTGAAGCTGGGCACCAACGAGGTGGGCTTCTTCTTCGGCTTCTACGCCGTGGTGGCGCTCTTCCTCCTCTGGACAGGCGGCGTGGTGCTGATGATGGCGGGACACCGCCCGGGCGCACGCGCCTACGCCGCGTGGACGGTGGGCGCGTACCTGCTATTCCTGACGTTCTACGACTACCACACGACGGCGGAGCTCCCCGCGGCCTTCTCCCTGGGCGGCGTGGGCTTCGACCTGGGATTTCTGTGGCTGGCCTATGCCTTCCCAGAGCCCCCGAAGCGCGGGCGCGTGGTGCTGCGCACGGTGCTGCTGGTGGTGACGTTTTGGGGCGTGGGTGCCGCGGTGTGGATGGTGGTCGCGCCATGGCTGGGACATGACGCGTCCACCACGCGCCAGGTGGTGGGACAGGGCGTCCCGGCCAGCATGGCCGTGCTGCTGCTCTCCATCGTGCTGCGCCTGGGCCGGGGCAGCGGGCGCGAGCGGGCCGAGCTGCTGTCCGCCGCCTGGGGACTGGCCGCCGCGCCCGCGACGCTGGCCGTAGGCTTCTTCGTGGCGCTCGCGTCCGGCAGCGGCGTGGTGCACCTGTTCGTGCCCTTCGTCATTCCGCTGCTGCCGCTGTCCATCGGCTTCGCACTGGTACGCCACAACATCCTGGAGACGGACGTGGTGCTGTCGCGCCGGCTGCTAGCCGGGCCCATCGCATTGGCCTCGCTGGGTGGCGCACTCCTCGCATGGCTCGCGCTTCGGCTGCTGGTGCGCGAGGGCGTAGAGACATGGCTCCCCACGCTGCTCTCCGTCCCCGTGCTGGTGGGCGGGCTCATGGCCTGCAACCGCTTGACGCTGTGGCTGTTCTTCCCCGCCGCGTCTCAATTCCGCCCCAGCATCGAGCAACTCAGCGACCAACTCTCCAGCCTCCACGAATTGCCCGCCATCCGTCAGGCCGTGGAGGCGGTCGTGTCCCGCTGGTTGCCCACCAGCGGCCCCGTGCGCGTGCTGGAGGCGCGAGAGCTGACGTCGGTCCCCCACCTCCCCGAGGACGCGCTGGAGCGGCTCAACACGGGCCAGCACGTGTGGACGTTGGAGACGCCGTGGCAGCGACTGCTCGTGGTGCCCATGCGTTCCCTGGGGCGGCTGCGCGGCGTGCTGCTGCTGCCCCCCAAGCACCAGGCCGCCCTCTACACCAGCGAGGACCTCACGCTGCTGGCCACCATCGCGAGCCTGGGCGCGGTGTCGCTGCACCACGCCGAAGCGCTGAAGGAGCTGGAGGCCCTGCGGCGCAGTGACGTGGAGGCCACGCGCGACGAGAAACGGTTCACGCTCGGCCTGTTGGGCGCCGAGCTCTCACACGAGATCGCCTATCCGCTGAACTTCTTCCGCTACCTGCTCAAGCGCAGCGGCAAGGGCCACACGTTGGAGCCCCAGGACGTGGAGATTGGCAGCGAGGAGGTGGCGCGGCTGGAGCGGATGCTCGTCACGCTGCGCAAGCTGAAGTCTCCCGCGCCACAGCTCGCGTCGGTGGCGCTGGTGGGTCCGCTCAAGCGCGCGCTGGAGTTGATCCGCGAGCCCGTGGAGGAAAAGCGGCTCTCCGTGTCCGTGGAGGTGCCGGACGACCTGGTGGTGCTGGCGGATCCGGACATGGTGCTCCAGGTGTTCGCCAACCTGCTGCGCAACGGGGCGCAGGCGGCGGACCCCGGGGGGCGTCTCGGCGTGAGCGCCTCGCTGGCGGACGGGGGCATCCAGTTGAACTGCTGGGACTCAGGGCCTGGAGTGCCCGAGCCGCTGCGCGACAGCATCTGGAATCCGTGGGTGACGACCAAGGAGGGCGGCTCCGGGCTGGGGCTGGCCATCACCCAACGGCTGGTGAGCAGCCTGGGGTGGCGCATCAGCCTGGAGCGGACGGAGGAGCGCACCTGCTTCTGCATCCACGTGCCGGAGCGTGCGCGCCTCACGTCTCCGGCGTTGAACTCCACCGCCGCGAGCGCCTGA